The Kwoniella dendrophila CBS 6074 chromosome 1, complete sequence genome contains a region encoding:
- a CDS encoding histone H2A.Z, with product MSSKTTGGKGGKSKTSSETKTLTSRSSKAGLQFPVGRIHRFLRSKNANNVRIGAKAAVYVAAIMEYLTAEVLELAGNAAKDLRVKRITPRHLQLAIRGDEELDLLIRATIAGGGVLPHIHKSLVAKQGAVKKLKPTPAA from the exons ATGTCATCCAAAactacaggtggtaaaggtggtaaatctaAGACTTCATCAGAAACAAAGACTCTTACCTCAAGGTCGTCCAAAGCTGGTTTACAA TTCCCCGTCGGCCGTATCCACAG GTTTCTACGAAGCAAGAATGCCAACAATGTACGAATTGGTGCCAAAGCAGCAGTATACGTAGCCGCTATAATGGAATACTTGACTGCTGAAGTACTGGAACTTGCTG GTAACGCTGCTAAGGATTTAAGAGTAAAGAGAATTACACCAAGACATTTACAACTTGCTATTAGAGGTGATGAGGAATTAGATCTTTTAATTAGAGCTACAAttgcaggtggtggtgttttaCCACACATCCACAAA TCCCTCGTTGCCAAACAAGGTGCAGTCAAGAAACTCAAACCTACACCTGCAGCTTAA